The genomic DNA TCGAATACCCCCGAATTTAACGTTATCTCTCCGTCGAAATGCACACAGGCGCCCAAGGTTCCGTGGCTTGCGGTGGCGACAGGGATATTGATCGCCGGATGCTTTTTCATCATTTACCGCTGGTACCAGCACACCTACGCATTCACGGTCGGGTTGGACTATTTCGAACCGGAATTTCAGACCTATTGGATGTCGTTATTGTGGTTCCAGATCGTGGTCCTGGGCGCCGGCGCGGTGATTGCTCCAGCGATTTTGTGGTTCACCCGTGAGCGGGACCTGAGCCAACTCGCGCCACAAGACGAACTCTGGCGTTATTACTTGATTCTGAGCCTGTTGGCCCTGGGCAGCGTGCTCACCATGATTTCGCTGGGCGTGTTTGCCGAAGCGGACGCCGCATGGCACCAGATCACCATTCGCGATACCGACTTCACCCCCACCCACATCGGCTTGCAGTACTTCGCCATACCCGCCTTTGCCGTGTTTTTGGTGTTCGGCTTCGTCTGGGTGCACACGCGCCTTCCCGCCTTCACCCGTAGAATCTCCATTCCCGCCGCCATACTGGTTTGC from Pseudomonadota bacterium includes the following:
- a CDS encoding methane monooxygenase/ammonia monooxygenase subunit C encodes the protein MASVPALAKQSSNTPEFNVISPSKCTQAPKVPWLAVATGILIAGCFFIIYRWYQHTYAFTVGLDYFEPEFQTYWMSLLWFQIVVLGAGAVIAPAILWFTRERDLSQLAPQDELWRYYLILSLLALGSVLTMISLGVFAEADAAWHQITIRDTDFTPTHIGLQYFAIPAFAVFLVFGFVWVHTRLPAFTRRISIPAAILVCGPLLMMPNVGFNEWGHAFFYAEELFAAPIHWGFLVFGWSAFGLAGFLMQCLREIRRLTTLDTESA